The following proteins are co-located in the Pleurocapsa minor HA4230-MV1 genome:
- a CDS encoding type II toxin-antitoxin system PrlF family antitoxin has translation MVQARLTVKGQVTIPKKIRDYLQLDNGSKIDFVIDEQGDVKIIPLNVSVEKLSGILHRPGMKSASLTNMEQAIIEGASDWT, from the coding sequence ATGGTACAAGCTCGGCTGACGGTAAAAGGACAAGTCACCATTCCTAAAAAAATTAGAGATTATTTGCAACTCGATAATGGTAGCAAAATAGATTTTGTTATTGACGAACAGGGAGATGTCAAAATAATCCCCTTAAATGTATCGGTAGAAAAGCTTTCTGGCATATTACATCGTCCAGGAATGAAATCGGCTTCTTTAACAAATATGGAACAAGCAATTATCGAGGGTGCTAGTGATTGGACTTGA
- a CDS encoding type II toxin-antitoxin system VapC family toxin: MIGLDTNVLVRYLTKDDEAQWQKAAAIINDAQSCFIADIVLCELVWVLSRKPYQYSKSEILKVLELILQSSKFEFANRTIIYQAIKLTQTGKANFADYLIGATNRNYDCSQTVTFDQKLKGEKWYQVLI; encoded by the coding sequence GTGATTGGACTTGATACCAATGTTTTAGTCAGGTATTTAACCAAAGATGATGAAGCACAGTGGCAAAAAGCAGCAGCAATAATTAATGATGCCCAATCTTGTTTTATTGCAGATATTGTCTTATGCGAACTAGTTTGGGTTTTAAGTAGAAAACCCTATCAATACTCTAAATCAGAAATTCTCAAAGTTTTAGAGTTGATATTACAAAGTTCCAAATTTGAATTCGCCAATCGGACTATTATTTATCAAGCAATTAAGCTAACTCAGACAGGTAAAGCTAATTTTGCCGATTATCTGATTGGTGCAACTAATCGTAATTATGATTGCAGTCAAACAGTTACTTTTGACCAAAAACTAAAGGGAGAAAAATGGTATCAAGTTTTAATTTAG
- a CDS encoding GNAT family N-acetyltransferase → MTEISKTSWTMTIDTKRLIVRPQQADDYKSWYAGFMGRLPKQHQYDAGKLDMNGCDSAWFSDLCDRHQELALKDDTYVFGVFNRQTNQHLGNIDLSTIRRQENQWANLGYSIHNQYQRQGFGKEATQAVLRAGFEQLNYHRVEAAINLDNSVSIAFAESIKMQKECMRKGFYYEQEQWRDNLIYVAIPADFGLEEKPPEVLFSKFSSRN, encoded by the coding sequence ATGACTGAAATAAGCAAAACATCCTGGACAATGACGATCGATACCAAACGTCTGATCGTTCGTCCACAGCAGGCTGATGATTATAAGTCATGGTACGCTGGATTTATGGGTAGATTGCCTAAACAACACCAGTATGACGCTGGGAAGCTAGATATGAATGGTTGCGATTCAGCTTGGTTTTCAGATTTGTGCGATCGCCACCAAGAATTGGCTTTAAAAGATGACACTTATGTCTTCGGTGTTTTTAATCGTCAAACAAATCAGCATCTGGGTAATATCGATCTCTCCACCATTCGTCGTCAGGAAAATCAATGGGCTAATTTGGGATACAGCATTCACAATCAGTATCAACGGCAAGGTTTCGGTAAAGAAGCTACTCAAGCCGTCTTGAGAGCAGGATTTGAGCAACTTAACTATCATCGCGTTGAAGCAGCAATTAATCTTGACAATTCAGTTTCTATTGCGTTTGCCGAGAGTATAAAAATGCAAAAAGAATGTATGCGTAAAGGCTTTTATTATGAACAGGAGCAGTGGAGAGATAATTTAATTTATGTGGCAATTCCCGCCGATTTTGGCTTGGAGGAAAAACCGCCAGAAGTATTATTCTCAAAATTTTCCAGCCGAAATTAA
- a CDS encoding nucleotidyltransferase family protein gives MTITAIDLPMEKIAEFCHQWQVTEFALFGSVLRDDFRPDSDIDVMVQFHPEAHPTFRTLDQMEAELKTIFDRDIDLITRQGIETSRNYLRRHEILSSAQVIYATGSSISA, from the coding sequence ATGACCATTACTGCGATCGACCTACCGATGGAAAAAATTGCTGAGTTTTGCCATCAGTGGCAGGTGACAGAATTTGCCTTATTTGGTTCCGTGCTGCGCGACGACTTCCGCCCCGACAGTGACATTGACGTAATGGTGCAATTTCATCCAGAAGCCCACCCCACGTTTAGGACTCTAGACCAAATGGAAGCAGAGCTAAAAACCATCTTTGATCGAGACATTGACCTGATTACCCGTCAAGGCATTGAAACTAGCCGTAACTACTTACGCCGTCACGAAATTCTTTCCTCCGCCCAGGTGATTTATGCAACGGGATCTTCAATTTCTGCTTGA